The genomic interval GGCGTCGTCGTAGCGCAGCCGCACGTCGGCGACGGCATCCGGACCGCCGTGCCGGCGCGCGTTCGTGAGCGCCTCCTGTGCGATGCGGTACAGGTTCACCTGCACCAGCTCGGGCGTCTCGACGGGCTCGCCCACCACGGCGAACGTCGTCGGCAGGCCGTTGTCGACGGCGTGGGCGACGAGGTCGGGAAGGGCGCGCAGGCTCAGGGTGGAGGATACCGGGGTGTCGGCGTCGGGCGTGCGCAGCGTCTCCAGCAGCTGGCGCAGCTCGGTGAGCGCCTCGCGGGCGGAGTGCTCCACCGTCCCGAGCGCCGCGCGCGCGGCGGCGGGGTCGCGGTCGAGAACGGTGCGCGCCGCGCCCGCCTGCACGCCCATCGCCGACACGTGGTGGGCGACGACGTCGTGCAGTTCGCGGGCGATGCGCACGCGATCGAGCGCCACCGCCTGCGCGGCGGTCAGCTCCCGCTCCCGCTCCAGGTCGGCGGTGCGCTCCTCGAGCACCGCGCGGGAGCGGGCGCCGGCCCACGCGCGCTCGCCGAAGAAGTACGCCCCGCCGAAGAACGCGACGTTGACGAGGAACTGCAGCAGCATGTACGCCGCGAACGGCGAGAACAGCCCCGCCCGCGACGGGCCCCCGTCGTCTTCGCCGGTCGCCGCCTGGAAGATGGTCACGAGCAGCCAGACGAACATGGCGGCGATGACGATCAGGCGCACGAGCGTCGCACGGCGCCGGTCGGCGACCCACGCGCCGACGGTGTACATCGCGATGAACAGCGCGACGTTGCCGACGTACACCTCGGGGATGCGCGCGGTCACGCCGACGAAGAAGGCCAGCGCGACGGTGACCAGCACGGCCTCCGGGTAGCGGCGCCGCAGCGCCAGCGGCAGCGTGAGGGCGGGGGCGTAGACGAGCGCCCACGCGAACGGCGGTGTCTCGTCGCCGTAGAGGCCGGCCACCTGCCCGAGCCATGCGCTGATCACGGCGCCGACGAGCAGCCCGGCGGCCAGCCACAGATCGTTGCGGCGCTGCGCCGCGGTGACGGTGCGCCCGGTGACGTGCTCGCTCATGATTCCAACGTAGGCGGGGGCGGATGCCGCGGCATCCCCCGCACGACGGAGCCGAGCGCTCAGCGCTGCGCGCCGGCGAGCGTCCCGACGGTCCGCACGCCGTACTCGTAGATGATGCACGAGACGAGGCGGTCGCCCTGCTCCCAGCTGCCCGGGGTGGGCGCGAGCGTGCTCCAGTCGAGGACGGACTGGTCGTACGCGATGCCGGTGAACACGTCGAACTGACCGCCGCAGTTCTCCTCGGCGGCCGCGTCGATGGTGGCCTGATCGAACTCCTCGCCGTCGACCGTGAAGTCGTGGAAGACCTCGTTGTCGTGCGGCTGCGTGCACGGCACGACCGGCACCTCGCTCACCTCGGTCGCCGACTGGTCGTCGAAGCAGTCGCCGACGCTCAGGGTGAAGACGTCGAGGTCGCCGCCCTCGGTGATCTCGGACGTGTCTGCGTCGCGCACGGGCGGGTTGTCGGCGATCAGCCCCATCAGCTGCGAGCAGCCGGTGAGGGCCACCGTCCCCGCCAGCAGCAGCGCGGCCAGTGTCGCCAGGCGTGCCTTCTTCATCTCGTCCCCTCGTCGTGCGGCTCTCTTGGTGAATCCTATGAGACCGATGGGCGCGTCAAGACCCTTGGGGATGCCGGTGCGCTTTGGCAGGATGACACCGAACGACCACCTACCGCACCGCACTCACGCACCGCACCGAACGCACGAGGGAGTCACGATGACCGACACAGACGAGAAGGTCTACACCGTAGGGGTGATCGTGGGGTCGGTGTCCGAACCCTCGCTCAACCGCAGGTTCGCCGACGCGCTGATCGCGCTGGGACCCGACGCCGGGCTGGAGTTCCGCGACATCCCGATCGCGCACCTGCCGTTCTACGGCACGCAGTACGACACGGACTTCCCCGACGACGGCTGGGCCTTTAAGCGCGCGGTGGAGAGCGCCGACGGGCTGCTGATCATCACGCCGGAGTACAACCGGTCGATCCCCGCGGTGCTGAAGAACGCCGTCGACTGGGCGAGCCGCCCCACCGGCAAGAGCTCGCTGGCGGGCAAGCCCGTCGCCGTCACCGGCGCGACGAAGGGCATGATCTCCACGGCCGTCGCGCAGAACCACCTGAAGGCGATCCTCTCGGCGCTCGGTGCACCGCTGGTCGGTGTGCCCGAGGCGTACATCCGCGTCGGCGATGAGTTCTTCGACGGCGACGGCGGGTTCGCGAACGCGGGCACGCGGGAGTTCCTCACCGGGTTCCTGCGGCAGCTGCACGACCTGATCGGGCGCTGGGCGCCGGGCGCGTCATGAGCCGCTGACGCCACGCCGGGCTCAGGCGCCCGGCGCCGGCGGCACGAGTGCGTTGCCGAGCTCGCTGCGCAGGTACAGCACCGACCGGCCGTATCGCGTCGACGAGACGAGGCCGGCCGCGCGCAGCGCGCGCAGGTGCTGCCCCGCGGCAGACGTGGTTGGGCGCTGCTGGCGGCGGTGTTCGCGGCATCCGCCCTCGGGACCACGCTCATCGCGTGGCGCTCCGCGACAGGGCTCGACGCCGTCGACGGCCGGGCGAGCGCGGCCTGAGGCCGCGGCGTCGCGTCAGAAGATCATCGGGCGGTCGTCGTCGTCGGGACCTTCGAGGTCGAGGTCGACGACGACGGGCACGTGGTCGCTCGGGATCTCGCCCTTGCGCTCGTCGCGATGGATGGATGCCGCGACCACCGCGTCGGCGAACGCGTGCGATCCGAGGATGAAGTCGATGCGCATGCCCTCG from Microbacterium aurum carries:
- a CDS encoding sensor histidine kinase, producing the protein MSEHVTGRTVTAAQRRNDLWLAAGLLVGAVISAWLGQVAGLYGDETPPFAWALVYAPALTLPLALRRRYPEAVLVTVALAFFVGVTARIPEVYVGNVALFIAMYTVGAWVADRRRATLVRLIVIAAMFVWLLVTIFQAATGEDDGGPSRAGLFSPFAAYMLLQFLVNVAFFGGAYFFGERAWAGARSRAVLEERTADLERERELTAAQAVALDRVRIARELHDVVAHHVSAMGVQAGAARTVLDRDPAAARAALGTVEHSAREALTELRQLLETLRTPDADTPVSSTLSLRALPDLVAHAVDNGLPTTFAVVGEPVETPELVQVNLYRIAQEALTNARRHGGPDAVADVRLRYDDAGVELEVTNTGRPMVAGRAGLGIVGMRERAAASGGTIEAGPRPRGGFLVRVRVPSASGTGEVSRREGAVSAAVRT
- a CDS encoding septum formation family protein — its product is MKKARLATLAALLLAGTVALTGCSQLMGLIADNPPVRDADTSEITEGGDLDVFTLSVGDCFDDQSATEVSEVPVVPCTQPHDNEVFHDFTVDGEEFDQATIDAAAEENCGGQFDVFTGIAYDQSVLDWSTLAPTPGSWEQGDRLVSCIIYEYGVRTVGTLAGAQR
- a CDS encoding NADPH-dependent FMN reductase, which encodes MTDTDEKVYTVGVIVGSVSEPSLNRRFADALIALGPDAGLEFRDIPIAHLPFYGTQYDTDFPDDGWAFKRAVESADGLLIITPEYNRSIPAVLKNAVDWASRPTGKSSLAGKPVAVTGATKGMISTAVAQNHLKAILSALGAPLVGVPEAYIRVGDEFFDGDGGFANAGTREFLTGFLRQLHDLIGRWAPGAS